Proteins encoded together in one Longimicrobiaceae bacterium window:
- a CDS encoding condensation domain-containing protein: LAEPPVGGPGTAALGGPADAVGLRLPPGSVEALRALARTEGGALTMVLLACFKAVLHRCLGRRAPLVLLPVAGRDAPETREAVGDFVNLLPLRADCAGDPTFRELFRRVRERTLEAYAHQELPYLEMWRAAHPECDPDRIVARPEAVFNYHNSVRSAPALGDLRLRVVGEVGTGMASDGLTLNLWDTPGEALTGSLVYRGDLFDPDTIREMAERFEALLESAASDPDRRISAQDR; encoded by the coding sequence CTCGCCGAGCCCCCCGTGGGGGGACCGGGCACGGCCGCGCTCGGCGGGCCCGCGGACGCGGTCGGGCTGCGTCTGCCGCCCGGGAGCGTGGAGGCGCTCCGGGCGCTCGCACGCACGGAAGGCGGGGCGCTGACCATGGTGCTCCTGGCCTGCTTCAAGGCCGTCCTGCACCGGTGCCTGGGCCGCCGCGCCCCGCTGGTCCTCCTCCCGGTGGCCGGGCGCGACGCCCCCGAGACGCGCGAGGCGGTCGGCGACTTCGTCAACCTCCTTCCGCTCCGCGCCGACTGCGCCGGCGACCCGACCTTCCGGGAGCTCTTCCGGCGCGTGCGCGAGCGCACGCTGGAGGCGTACGCCCACCAGGAGCTCCCCTACCTGGAGATGTGGAGGGCCGCGCACCCGGAGTGCGACCCGGACCGGATCGTGGCGCGTCCGGAGGCGGTCTTCAACTACCACAACTCCGTGAGGTCCGCGCCTGCGCTGGGCGACCTCCGGCTCCGGGTGGTGGGGGAGGTGGGCACCGGGATGGCGAGCGACGGGCTCACGCTCAACCTGTGGGACACCCCGGGGGAGGCGCTGACCGGGAGCCTCGTCTACCGCGGCGACCTGTTCGATCCCGACACGATCCGGGAGATGGCGGAGCGCTTCGAAGCGCTGCTCGAGTCGGCGGCCTCCGACCCGGACCGGCGGATCTCCGCGCAGGACCGGTAG